Proteins from a genomic interval of Aureimonas sp. AU20:
- the secY gene encoding preprotein translocase subunit SecY, which produces MASAAEQLAANLNFAAFSKAEDLKKRIWFTLGALLVYRLGTYIPMPGIDPHALSQAFQQQSTGILGLFNMFAGGAVGRMAIFALGIMPYISASIIIQLMTSVIPSLETLKKEGEQGRKVINQYTRYGTVLLATVQAYGIAAGLQSSSNIVMNPGTFFIVSSVITLVGGTMFLMWLGEQITARGIGNGISLIIFAGIAANLPSAMANLLELGRTGALSTAIILLVIVVVVLCIAGVVFFERAQRKLLIQYPKRQVGNRMFQGDTSHLPLKLNTAGVIPPIFASSLLLLPVTIANFSDTSRLPGWATGIIASLGHGRPLYMVLYAAMIAFFAFFYTAIVFNPKETADNLKKHGGFIPGIRPGERTADYIDYVLTRITVIGAIYLMVICLLPEILISAAGIPFYLGGTSLLIVVSVTMDTVAQVQGHLLAHQYEGLVKKAKLRGGRRGTR; this is translated from the coding sequence ATGGCATCCGCTGCGGAACAACTCGCCGCAAATCTCAACTTCGCCGCCTTCTCGAAGGCGGAGGACCTAAAGAAGCGCATCTGGTTCACCCTCGGAGCGCTGCTGGTCTATCGGCTCGGCACTTACATCCCGATGCCCGGTATCGACCCGCATGCGCTGTCGCAGGCTTTCCAGCAGCAGTCGACTGGCATTCTCGGGCTGTTCAATATGTTCGCCGGCGGTGCCGTCGGGCGCATGGCGATCTTCGCGCTGGGCATCATGCCCTACATTTCGGCTTCGATCATCATCCAGCTCATGACCTCGGTCATTCCCTCGCTCGAGACCTTGAAGAAAGAGGGCGAGCAGGGGCGCAAGGTCATCAACCAGTACACGCGTTACGGCACGGTGCTTCTGGCGACCGTGCAGGCCTATGGCATCGCGGCGGGGCTTCAGTCCTCCAGCAACATCGTCATGAATCCCGGCACGTTCTTCATTGTGTCGAGCGTCATCACGCTGGTCGGCGGCACGATGTTCCTGATGTGGCTGGGTGAGCAGATCACCGCGCGCGGCATCGGTAACGGCATTTCGCTAATCATCTTCGCCGGCATCGCGGCCAACCTGCCGTCGGCGATGGCGAACCTGCTCGAGCTCGGCCGTACCGGCGCGCTCTCGACGGCCATCATCCTTCTGGTGATCGTCGTCGTCGTGCTCTGCATTGCCGGCGTCGTCTTCTTCGAGCGGGCACAGCGCAAGCTGCTGATCCAGTATCCTAAACGCCAGGTCGGCAACCGGATGTTCCAGGGCGACACGTCACACCTGCCGCTGAAGCTCAACACCGCCGGTGTCATCCCGCCGATCTTCGCCTCGTCTCTGCTGCTTCTGCCGGTGACGATCGCGAACTTCTCCGACACGAGCCGGCTGCCCGGCTGGGCGACGGGCATCATCGCCTCGCTCGGCCACGGTCGCCCGCTCTACATGGTGCTCTATGCCGCCATGATCGCGTTCTTCGCCTTCTTCTATACGGCCATCGTCTTCAACCCGAAGGAGACGGCCGACAATCTGAAGAAGCATGGCGGCTTCATTCCGGGCATCCGCCCGGGCGAGCGTACCGCCGACTATATCGATTATGTGCTGACCCGCATCACGGTGATCGGCGCGATCTATCTCATGGTGATCTGCCTTCTGCCCGAGATCCTCATTTCGGCGGCTGGCATCCCGTTCTATCTCGGCGGGACCTCGCTTTTGATCGTCGTATCGGTCACCATGGACACTGTGGCGCAGGTGCAGGGGCATTTGCTCGCCCATCAATATGAAGGCCTCGTGAAGAAGGCGAAGCTGCGCGGAGGCAGACGGGGAACGCGATGA
- the rplO gene encoding 50S ribosomal protein L15, protein MKLNEIADKDGATHSRKRLGRGIGSGSGKTGGRGVKGQKARSGVAINGFEGGQMPLYRRLPKRGFVNIFAKDYNIVSLARIVEGIEAGKLDASAVIDVAALKAAGIVRRKRDGLRVLGDGDVSTKLTIAADGASKSAIEKVEKAGGSLTVSENKAEVEA, encoded by the coding sequence ATGAAGCTTAACGAAATCGCCGATAAGGATGGCGCGACGCATTCGCGCAAGCGTCTCGGTCGCGGCATTGGCTCGGGTTCGGGCAAGACCGGTGGTCGCGGCGTGAAGGGTCAGAAGGCGCGTTCGGGCGTGGCGATCAACGGGTTCGAGGGCGGTCAGATGCCCCTGTACCGTCGTCTCCCCAAGCGCGGCTTCGTGAACATCTTCGCGAAGGACTACAACATCGTGTCGCTCGCGCGCATCGTCGAGGGCATCGAGGCCGGCAAGCTCGACGCTTCGGCCGTGATCGATGTGGCGGCCCTTAAGGCGGCCGGCATCGTTCGCCGCAAGCGCGATGGTCTCCGGGTCCTCGGCGACGGCGACGTCTCCACCAAGCTGACGATCGCGGCCGATGGCGCGTCGAAGTCGGCCATCGAGAAAGTCGAGAAAGCCGGCGGTTCGCTGACGGTCTCCGAGAACAAGGCCGAAGTCGAGGCGTAA
- the rpmD gene encoding 50S ribosomal protein L30: MAEKNPTGKTVTVQQVGSPLRRPGDQRSTLIGLGLNKMHRTRTLEDTPSVRGMIAKVSHLVRVVDGQ, from the coding sequence ATGGCTGAGAAGAACCCCACGGGCAAGACCGTCACCGTTCAGCAGGTCGGCAGCCCCCTTCGCCGTCCGGGCGACCAGCGTTCGACGCTGATCGGACTGGGCCTGAACAAGATGCACCGCACGCGCACGCTGGAGGACACGCCTTCGGTTCGTGGCATGATCGCCAAGGTCAGCCACCTCGTTCGCGTCGTCGACGGCCAGTAA
- the rpsE gene encoding 30S ribosomal protein S5, giving the protein MAPRNERNDREERDDGFVDKLVHINRVAKVVKGGRRFGFAALVVVGDLKGRVGFGHGKAREVPEAIRKATEAAKRELIFVPLRDGRTLHHDVHGRHGAGKVILRTAEAGTGIIAGGPMRAVFEAVGMHDVVAKSLGSSNPYNMVRATFDALKGQMHPKDVAARRGIKYSTLQARRRDVVGGGAED; this is encoded by the coding sequence ATGGCGCCTCGTAACGAACGCAACGACCGCGAAGAGCGGGATGACGGTTTCGTCGACAAGCTGGTTCACATCAACCGCGTCGCCAAGGTGGTGAAGGGTGGTCGTCGCTTCGGCTTCGCCGCTCTCGTCGTCGTCGGCGACCTCAAGGGCCGCGTCGGTTTCGGCCATGGCAAGGCGCGTGAAGTGCCTGAGGCCATCCGCAAGGCCACGGAAGCGGCCAAGCGCGAGCTCATCTTCGTTCCGCTGCGCGACGGTCGCACGCTGCACCATGATGTGCACGGTCGGCATGGCGCCGGCAAGGTGATCCTGCGCACGGCGGAAGCCGGTACGGGCATCATCGCGGGCGGTCCGATGCGCGCGGTCTTCGAGGCGGTCGGCATGCACGACGTCGTCGCGAAGTCGCTCGGGTCCTCCAACCCCTACAACATGGTTCGCGCCACGTTCGACGCGCTGAAGGGTCAGATGCACCCCAAGGACGTCGCCGCTCGTCGCGGTATCAAGTATTCCACGCTCCAGGCACGTCGTCGCGACGTTGTCGGCGGCGGCGCGGAAGATTGA
- the rplR gene encoding 50S ribosomal protein L18, which produces MATQKELLRRRASRVRRALKAVSNGRPRLSIHRSSKHIYAQVIDDAQGKTLAAASTLDTSLRGDLKTGADAAAAAAVGKLVAERAVQAGVTDVVFDRGAFIYHGRVKALADSAREGGLNF; this is translated from the coding sequence ATGGCTACGCAGAAGGAACTCCTCCGCCGCCGCGCGTCCCGCGTGCGTCGTGCGCTGAAGGCCGTTTCGAACGGCCGTCCGCGCCTTTCGATTCACCGCTCGTCCAAGCACATCTACGCGCAGGTCATCGACGACGCGCAGGGCAAGACCCTGGCCGCTGCTTCGACCCTCGACACGTCGCTGCGCGGGGACCTGAAGACCGGTGCCGACGCGGCGGCTGCCGCGGCCGTTGGCAAGCTCGTCGCCGAGCGTGCCGTGCAGGCAGGCGTCACCGATGTCGTCTTCGACCGCGGCGCGTTCATTTATCACGGCCGCGTCAAGGCGCTGGCCGATTCCGCTCGCGAGGGCGGTCTCAACTTCTAA
- the rplF gene encoding 50S ribosomal protein L6: MSRIGKKPVSVPAGVTASVDGQTVKAKGPKGELSFVVNEEVLVKMEEGSIKVDPRDESKDARSKWGMSRTMIVNILSGVKDGFEKRLEINGVGYRASMQGKNLQLALGFSHDVLYPVPEGIQIVVPKPTEIVITGIDKQKVGQVAAEIREFRGPEPYKGKGVKYAGEKIVRKEGKKK, from the coding sequence ATGTCTCGTATTGGTAAGAAGCCGGTTTCTGTGCCGGCAGGCGTGACCGCCTCCGTGGACGGTCAGACGGTCAAGGCGAAGGGTCCGAAGGGCGAACTGTCTTTCGTCGTCAACGAGGAAGTCCTCGTGAAGATGGAAGAGGGCTCGATCAAGGTCGATCCGCGTGACGAGTCGAAGGATGCTCGGTCGAAGTGGGGCATGTCCCGCACGATGATCGTCAACATCCTCTCGGGTGTTAAGGACGGTTTCGAGAAGCGTCTCGAGATCAACGGCGTGGGTTATCGCGCCTCCATGCAGGGCAAGAATCTCCAGCTCGCCCTGGGCTTCAGCCACGACGTTCTGTATCCGGTGCCGGAAGGCATCCAGATTGTCGTCCCGAAGCCGACGGAAATCGTCATCACCGGGATCGACAAGCAGAAGGTCGGTCAGGTCGCTGCCGAGATCCGCGAGTTTCGCGGTCCCGAGCCCTACAAGGGCAAGGGTGTGAAGTACGCGGGCGAGAAGATCGTCCGTAAGGAAGGCAAGAAAAAGTAA
- the rpsH gene encoding 30S ribosomal protein S8: MALSDPLGDMLTRIRNATMRNKSTVSTPASKLRARVLDVLKDEGYIRGYTETRFENGTAEFTIELKYYEGASVIKEIARVSKPGRRVYVSSKTIPHVANGLGISVLSTPKGVMADHAAREQNVGGEILCRVF, encoded by the coding sequence ATGGCTTTGTCCGATCCTCTCGGCGATATGCTGACCCGCATTCGCAACGCGACGATGCGCAACAAGTCGACTGTGTCGACTCCCGCGTCGAAGCTTCGCGCCCGCGTCCTCGACGTCCTGAAGGACGAGGGCTACATCCGTGGCTACACCGAAACTCGTTTCGAGAACGGCACGGCTGAGTTCACGATCGAGCTCAAGTATTACGAAGGCGCGTCGGTGATCAAGGAGATCGCCCGCGTGTCGAAGCCCGGCCGCCGCGTGTACGTCTCGTCCAAGACGATCCCGCATGTCGCCAACGGTCTCGGCATCTCGGTTCTGTCGACCCCCAAGGGCGTCATGGCCGACCACGCTGCCCGTGAACAGAATGTCGGTGGCGAGATCCTCTGCCGCGTCTTCTGA
- the rpsN gene encoding 30S ribosomal protein S14 — MAKKSAIEKNKRREKLVAKYAVKREALKAVTMNQSASMEERFRAQLQLAELPRNSAKVRIRNRCEVTGRPRAYYRKLKMSRIALRDLGNSGQVPGIVKSSW; from the coding sequence ATGGCTAAGAAAAGCGCCATCGAGAAGAACAAGCGGCGGGAAAAGCTAGTCGCCAAGTACGCGGTGAAGCGTGAGGCTCTCAAGGCCGTCACGATGAACCAGTCGGCCAGCATGGAAGAGCGTTTCCGCGCTCAGCTCCAGCTCGCCGAACTGCCGCGGAACTCGGCGAAGGTGCGCATCCGCAACCGCTGCGAAGTGACGGGCCGTCCGCGCGCCTATTACCGCAAGCTGAAGATGAGCCGTATCGCGCTTCGCGACCTCGGCAACTCGGGCCAAGTGCCCGGTATCGTCAAGTCGAGCTGGTAA
- the rplE gene encoding 50S ribosomal protein L5, protein MADTNTQYTPRLKSVYKSEIRKQLLEEFKYANEMQVPRLDKVVINMGVGEATGDSKKPTVAAEDLALIAGQKPVITRARNSIAGFKVRENMPIGAKVTLRKDRMYEFVDRLVQIALPRVRDFRGLNPKSFDGRGNFAMGLKEHIVFPEINYDKVDQMWGMDIIVCTTAQTDEEARALLKALNFPFRQ, encoded by the coding sequence ATGGCTGACACCAACACCCAGTACACGCCGCGCCTGAAATCGGTCTACAAGTCCGAGATCCGTAAGCAGCTGCTTGAAGAATTCAAGTACGCGAACGAGATGCAGGTGCCGCGGCTTGACAAGGTCGTGATCAACATGGGCGTCGGTGAAGCCACTGGCGACTCGAAGAAGCCGACCGTGGCAGCCGAAGACCTCGCGTTGATCGCTGGCCAGAAGCCGGTCATCACCCGCGCACGCAACTCCATCGCGGGCTTCAAGGTCCGTGAGAACATGCCGATCGGCGCGAAGGTCACCCTCCGCAAGGACCGCATGTATGAATTCGTGGATCGCCTGGTCCAGATCGCGCTTCCGCGCGTTCGCGACTTCCGCGGCCTGAACCCCAAGAGCTTCGACGGTCGTGGCAATTTCGCCATGGGCCTGAAGGAGCACATCGTGTTCCCCGAGATCAATTACGACAAGGTTGATCAGATGTGGGGCATGGACATCATCGTGTGTACGACGGCGCAGACCGACGAGGAAGCGCGGGCCCTTCTCAAGGCGCTCAACTTCCCGTTCCGCCAGTAA
- the rplX gene encoding 50S ribosomal protein L24, whose amino-acid sequence MQKIKKGDKVVVLAGKDKGRTGTVTQVMPKDDRAVVSGVNMVKRHQKQTASQEAGIVQKEAAIHLSNLSVADPKDGKPTRVGFKVVGEGENAKKVRFAKRSGEQIDG is encoded by the coding sequence ATGCAAAAGATCAAGAAGGGCGACAAAGTCGTCGTACTCGCCGGTAAGGACAAGGGTCGTACCGGCACCGTCACTCAGGTGATGCCGAAGGACGACCGTGCGGTCGTCTCCGGCGTCAACATGGTGAAGCGCCACCAGAAGCAGACGGCCAGCCAGGAAGCTGGCATCGTCCAGAAGGAAGCGGCGATTCATCTCTCCAACCTTTCGGTTGCCGACCCGAAGGATGGCAAGCCGACCCGCGTCGGTTTCAAGGTCGTCGGTGAAGGTGAGAACGCCAAGAAGGTCCGTTTCGCCAAGCGTTCGGGAGAACAGATCGATGGCTGA
- the rplN gene encoding 50S ribosomal protein L14 — translation MIQMQTNLDVADNSGARRVMCIKVLGGSKRKYASVGDIIVVSIKEAIPRGRVKKGDVMKAVVVRTAKDIRRADGSVIRFDRNAAVLIDNKKEPVGTRIFGPVPRELRARNHMKIISLAPEVL, via the coding sequence ATGATTCAGATGCAAACAAACCTCGACGTGGCGGACAATTCCGGCGCACGTCGTGTCATGTGCATCAAAGTGCTGGGCGGTTCCAAGCGGAAGTATGCTTCGGTCGGCGACATCATCGTCGTTTCGATCAAGGAAGCCATTCCGCGTGGCCGCGTTAAGAAGGGTGACGTGATGAAGGCGGTGGTCGTTCGCACCGCCAAGGACATCCGTCGCGCCGATGGTTCGGTGATCCGGTTCGACCGCAATGCGGCCGTTCTCATCGACAACAAGAAAGAGCCGGTCGGCACCCGTATCTTCGGACCGGTTCCCCGCGAGCTTCGCGCGCGGAACCACATGAAGATCATTTCCCTGGCACCTGAAGTGCTGTAA
- the rpsQ gene encoding 30S ribosomal protein S17, which produces MPKRVLQGTVVSDKNDKTVVVLVERRFTHPLFKKTVRRSKKYKAHDESNQFKVGDMVSIEETRPISKDKTWIVVAGEAAAR; this is translated from the coding sequence ATGCCGAAACGCGTTTTGCAGGGGACTGTGGTCTCCGATAAGAATGACAAGACGGTCGTCGTGCTCGTGGAGCGTCGCTTCACGCATCCGCTCTTCAAGAAGACCGTTCGTCGGTCCAAGAAGTACAAGGCGCACGACGAGTCGAACCAGTTCAAGGTCGGCGACATGGTCTCCATCGAGGAGACCCGTCCGATCTCCAAGGACAAGACCTGGATCGTCGTTGCAGGCGAAGCAGCGGCTCGTTGA
- the rpmC gene encoding 50S ribosomal protein L29 codes for MKASDIVSKTQDELTEELGKLKKEQFNLRFQRATGQLENTARVKEIRRDIARIKTIARQKADTAKA; via the coding sequence ATGAAAGCCTCCGATATCGTCTCCAAGACGCAGGACGAACTGACCGAAGAACTCGGCAAGCTGAAAAAAGAGCAGTTTAATCTGCGCTTCCAGCGTGCTACAGGCCAGCTCGAAAATACGGCTCGGGTCAAGGAAATTCGCCGCGACATCGCCCGTATCAAGACCATCGCCCGCCAGAAGGCGGACACGGCCAAGGCCTGA
- the rplP gene encoding 50S ribosomal protein L16 has translation MLQPKRTKFRKAFKGRIHGASKAGAVLSYGTFGLKALEPERVTARQIEAARRAITRQMKRQGRVWIRIFPDLPVTAKPTEVRMGKGKGAIEYWAARVAPGRIMFEIDGVAEEVAREALRLGAAKLPIRTRFIQRIAE, from the coding sequence ATGTTGCAGCCAAAGCGCACGAAGTTCCGGAAGGCGTTCAAGGGACGCATTCACGGGGCTTCCAAGGCCGGCGCCGTACTCAGCTACGGCACGTTCGGCCTCAAGGCTCTTGAGCCGGAGCGCGTCACCGCACGCCAGATCGAGGCGGCTCGCCGCGCGATCACGCGTCAGATGAAGCGCCAGGGCCGGGTGTGGATCCGTATCTTCCCCGACCTTCCGGTCACCGCAAAGCCGACCGAAGTCCGCATGGGTAAGGGCAAGGGCGCGATCGAATACTGGGCGGCACGCGTCGCCCCCGGTCGCATCATGTTCGAGATCGACGGCGTTGCCGAGGAGGTCGCTCGCGAGGCGCTTCGTCTCGGTGCGGCGAAGCTTCCGATCCGTACCCGTTTCATTCAGCGCATCGCCGAATAA
- the rpsC gene encoding 30S ribosomal protein S3, giving the protein MGQKVNPIGLRLGINRTWDSRWFANTNEYGKLLHEDLAIRKYLLNELKQAAVSKVVIERPHKKCRVTIHSARPGIVIGKKGADIEKLRKKLSTMTNAETHINIVEVRKPETDATLVAQGITQQLERRIAFRRAMKRAVQSAMRLGAEGIRINCSGRLGGAEIARMEWYREGRVPLHTLRADVDYGTAEAHTAYGVCGVKVWIFKGEILEHDPMASERRAVEGEASGGGNNRRRERDRDHA; this is encoded by the coding sequence ATGGGTCAGAAAGTCAATCCGATCGGCCTCCGACTCGGCATCAACCGGACCTGGGATTCGCGTTGGTTCGCGAATACCAACGAGTACGGCAAGCTGCTTCACGAGGACCTTGCGATCCGCAAGTACCTTCTGAACGAGCTGAAGCAGGCGGCGGTCTCCAAGGTCGTCATCGAGCGCCCGCACAAGAAGTGCCGCGTCACGATCCATTCGGCTCGTCCGGGCATCGTGATCGGCAAGAAGGGCGCCGACATCGAGAAGCTTCGCAAGAAGCTCTCGACCATGACGAACGCCGAGACGCACATCAACATCGTCGAGGTGCGCAAGCCTGAGACCGACGCGACGCTGGTCGCGCAGGGTATCACGCAGCAGCTCGAGCGTCGTATCGCCTTCCGTCGCGCCATGAAGCGCGCGGTCCAGTCGGCGATGCGTCTGGGCGCCGAAGGCATCCGCATCAATTGCTCGGGTCGTCTGGGCGGCGCGGAAATCGCCCGCATGGAATGGTACCGCGAGGGCCGCGTGCCCCTGCACACCCTTCGTGCGGACGTCGACTACGGCACGGCCGAGGCGCACACGGCTTATGGCGTGTGCGGCGTGAAGGTCTGGATCTTCAAGGGCGAAATCCTTGAGCACGATCCGATGGCTTCCGAGCGCCGCGCGGTTGAAGGTGAAGCCTCGGGTGGCGGCAACAACCGTCGTCGCGAGCGCGATCGCGATCACGCCTGA
- the rplV gene encoding 50S ribosomal protein L22 encodes MGKAKTERALKDNEARAVARTIRVSPQKLNLVAQLIRGKKVERALADLTFSRKRIAETVKKTLESAIANAENNHDLDVDALVVSEAFVGKSITMKRFHARGRGRASRVEKPFSHLTIVVREVAEEGAA; translated from the coding sequence ATGGGCAAGGCCAAAACTGAGCGGGCGCTCAAAGACAACGAGGCGCGGGCCGTCGCTCGCACCATCCGCGTCAGCCCGCAGAAGTTGAACCTGGTCGCGCAGCTGATCCGCGGCAAGAAGGTGGAGCGCGCTCTCGCGGACCTCACCTTCTCGCGCAAGCGGATCGCCGAGACCGTGAAGAAGACGCTGGAAAGCGCCATCGCGAACGCCGAGAACAATCATGATCTCGACGTCGACGCCCTGGTGGTCTCCGAGGCGTTCGTCGGCAAGTCGATCACGATGAAGCGTTTCCACGCTCGTGGCCGTGGTCGCGCGAGCCGTGTCGAGAAGCCGTTCTCGCACCTCACGATCGTGGTGCGTGAAGTGGCCGAAGAGGGAGCCGCGTAA
- the rpsS gene encoding 30S ribosomal protein S19, with the protein MTRSVWKGPFVDGYLLKKADKVRSGGRNEVIKIWTRRSTILPQFIGLTFGVYNGNKHIPVTVNEDMVGHKFGEFSPTRTYYGHGADKKAKRK; encoded by the coding sequence ATGACACGTTCCGTCTGGAAAGGTCCGTTCGTTGATGGCTACCTGCTGAAGAAGGCCGATAAGGTCCGCTCCGGCGGTCGCAACGAAGTCATCAAGATCTGGACCCGCCGGTCCACGATTCTGCCGCAGTTCATCGGTTTGACCTTCGGCGTCTACAACGGCAACAAGCACATCCCGGTCACGGTCAACGAGGATATGGTCGGACACAAGTTCGGCGAATTCTCCCCGACCCGCACCTATTACGGCCACGGCGCCGACAAGAAGGCGAAGAGGAAGTAA
- the rplB gene encoding 50S ribosomal protein L2, with protein sequence MALKSFNPVTPSQRQLVIVDRSGLWKGKPVKQLTEGLTQKGGRNNMGRITARYQGGGHKRTYRMIDFKRRKLDVAGTVERLEYDPNRTAFIALIRYADGELAYILAPQRLAAGDQIISGLTGVDVKPGNAMPLSAMPVGTIIHNVEMKPEKGGQIARSAGAYAQLVGRDQGMAILRLNSGEQRLVSGSCFATVGAVSNPDHGNINLGKAGRAVWLGRRPHVRGVAMNPVDHPHGGGEGRTSGGRHPVSPWGKPTKGKRTRQNKSTDKFIMRSRHQRKK encoded by the coding sequence ATGGCACTGAAAAGCTTCAACCCGGTCACCCCGAGCCAGCGCCAGCTGGTCATCGTCGACCGTTCGGGTCTGTGGAAAGGCAAGCCGGTCAAGCAGTTGACCGAAGGCCTGACCCAGAAGGGCGGCCGCAACAACATGGGCCGTATCACGGCCCGCTACCAGGGCGGCGGTCACAAGCGCACCTACCGCATGATCGACTTCAAGCGTCGCAAGCTTGATGTCGCCGGCACGGTGGAGCGTCTCGAGTACGATCCGAACCGCACTGCGTTCATCGCCCTGATCCGCTATGCGGACGGCGAGCTCGCCTACATCCTGGCTCCGCAGCGTCTCGCTGCCGGCGATCAGATCATCTCCGGCCTGACCGGCGTCGATGTGAAGCCCGGCAATGCGATGCCGCTCTCGGCCATGCCGGTCGGCACCATCATCCACAATGTGGAGATGAAGCCGGAGAAGGGCGGTCAGATTGCTCGCTCCGCCGGTGCCTACGCGCAGCTCGTTGGTCGCGACCAGGGTATGGCGATCCTTCGCCTGAACTCGGGCGAGCAGCGTCTCGTTTCCGGCTCGTGCTTCGCCACGGTCGGCGCCGTGTCCAACCCGGACCATGGCAACATCAATCTGGGCAAGGCCGGTCGCGCGGTCTGGCTCGGTCGTCGGCCTCATGTTCGCGGCGTCGCGATGAACCCGGTCGATCACCCGCATGGTGGTGGCGAAGGCCGCACCTCGGGTGGCCGTCATCCGGTCTCGCCGTGGGGCAAGCCGACGAAGGGCAAGCGGACGCGTCAGAACAAGTCCACGGACAAGTTCATCATGCGCTCGCGCCATCAGCGCAAGAAGTAA
- a CDS encoding 50S ribosomal protein L23 produces MTDLRHYDVITSPVITEKSTLVSDFNQVIFNVPDTATKPQIKAAVEALFGVKVTAVNTLNRKGKTRRFKGRLGRQSDQKKAIVTLAEGQSIDVSTGL; encoded by the coding sequence ATGACCGATCTTCGTCACTACGACGTCATCACCAGCCCGGTGATCACCGAGAAGTCGACCCTCGTGTCCGACTTCAACCAGGTGATCTTCAACGTTCCCGACACCGCGACCAAGCCGCAGATCAAGGCAGCCGTCGAGGCCCTGTTCGGCGTGAAGGTCACCGCTGTGAACACGTTGAACCGCAAGGGCAAGACCCGTCGCTTCAAGGGCCGTCTCGGCCGCCAGAGCGACCAGAAGAAGGCGATCGTGACGCTGGCCGAAGGCCAGTCCATCGACGTCTCGACCGGTCTCTGA
- the rplD gene encoding 50S ribosomal protein L4 — protein sequence MDIKITSLSGGEAGSVTLADEIFGLEPREDILQRVVRWQLAKRQQGSHQTLGRAEIARTGAKLYKQKGTGRARHGSARAPQFRGGGKAHGPVSRSHAHDLPKKLRALGLKHALSAKAKSGGLIVVDEIASSDGKTKAVATQLAGLGWTNALIIGGSELDVNFSRSARNLPNIDVLPVQGINVYDILRRQTLVLSKAAVEALEERFK from the coding sequence ATGGACATCAAGATCACATCCCTTTCCGGCGGCGAAGCTGGCTCGGTGACGCTGGCGGACGAGATCTTCGGTCTCGAGCCCCGCGAGGACATTCTTCAGCGCGTCGTGCGTTGGCAGCTCGCCAAGCGACAGCAGGGTTCGCACCAGACGCTCGGCCGTGCCGAGATCGCCCGCACCGGCGCCAAGCTCTACAAGCAGAAGGGCACCGGTCGCGCTCGTCACGGTTCTGCTCGCGCTCCGCAGTTCCGCGGCGGTGGCAAGGCCCACGGCCCGGTTTCGCGCTCGCACGCCCATGACCTGCCGAAGAAGCTCCGCGCCCTCGGCCTGAAGCATGCACTTTCGGCCAAGGCGAAGTCGGGCGGCCTCATCGTCGTCGACGAGATCGCATCGAGCGACGGCAAGACCAAGGCGGTCGCCACCCAGCTCGCCGGTCTCGGCTGGACCAATGCGCTGATCATCGGCGGCTCCGAGCTCGACGTGAACTTCTCGCGTTCGGCCCGCAATCTTCCGAACATCGACGTGCTGCCGGTTCAGGGCATCAACGTCTATGACATTCTTCGCCGTCAGACGCTTGTCCTGTCGAAGGCGGCCGTCGAGGCTCTCGAGGAGCGCTTCAAATGA